A region of Methyloversatilis discipulorum DNA encodes the following proteins:
- the thiD gene encoding bifunctional hydroxymethylpyrimidine kinase/phosphomethylpyrimidine kinase, translated as MIPNVLTIAGTDPTGGAGIQADLKTFSALGAYGMSAITAVVAQNTRGVRSFVALEPDFVGAQIDAVFDDVRVDAVKVGMIANAAIARVVADRLRRHARCPVVVDPVMVAKSGDHLLLPDAVAALRDELLPLATLITPNLPEAAVLLDCPPPQSLDDMRAMLEALHALGPQWVLLKGGHLRAPHSTDLLGGPDGVLELPAQRINTTRDHGTGCTLAAAAAALLAENEVVSAVRRAKDYLNAALAAAGELDVGAGRGPVHHFHALWK; from the coding sequence ATGATTCCCAACGTCCTCACCATCGCCGGTACCGACCCGACCGGCGGCGCCGGCATACAGGCCGACCTGAAGACCTTTTCCGCGCTTGGCGCCTACGGCATGAGTGCGATCACCGCGGTGGTGGCGCAGAACACCCGCGGCGTGCGCAGCTTCGTGGCGCTGGAGCCGGATTTCGTCGGCGCGCAGATCGACGCGGTGTTCGACGATGTGCGGGTCGATGCGGTGAAGGTGGGCATGATCGCCAACGCGGCGATCGCCCGCGTGGTGGCGGACCGGCTGCGCCGGCATGCGCGCTGCCCGGTGGTGGTCGATCCGGTCATGGTGGCCAAGAGCGGCGACCATCTGCTGCTGCCGGACGCGGTGGCCGCGCTGCGGGACGAACTGCTGCCGCTGGCCACACTGATCACGCCCAATCTGCCGGAAGCGGCGGTGCTGCTCGATTGCCCGCCGCCGCAGTCGCTGGACGACATGCGCGCCATGCTGGAAGCGCTCCATGCGCTCGGGCCGCAGTGGGTGCTGCTGAAGGGCGGACATCTGCGTGCGCCGCACAGCACCGATCTGCTGGGCGGTCCGGATGGCGTGCTCGAACTGCCGGCGCAGCGCATCAACACCACCCGCGATCACGGCACCGGCTGCACGCTTGCTGCCGCGGCGGCAGCGTTGTTGGCGGAAAACGAAGTGGTGAGCGCGGTGCGCCGGGCGAAGGATTATCTCAATGCGGCGCTGGCCGCAGCCGGTGAGCTGGACGTCGGTGCTGGACGCGGGCCGGTTCATCACTTTCACGCGCTGTGGAAATAA
- a CDS encoding SDR family oxidoreductase: MTTGARAAPVVFLTGASTGIGEALARHYAAQGATLGLVARRAELLEKVTASLPGQHLHYTADVRDTDALRAAAEDFIARVGVPDIVIGNAGVSVGTLTGEQEDLPAFEAVFDINVLGLVRTFAPFVKPMQARGSGTLVGVASVAGIRGLPGAGAYSASKAAAISYLESLRVELRGSGVRVKTLCPGYIDTPMTEKNPYPMPFMLEAADAAERFGRFIDGPRSYAVIPWQMGIVAKLMRLLPNAVYDALAAKSGRKPRGTL; the protein is encoded by the coding sequence ATGACGACGGGTGCCCGCGCGGCACCCGTTGTTTTTTTGACCGGCGCATCGACCGGCATCGGCGAGGCGCTGGCGCGCCATTACGCGGCACAGGGCGCCACACTCGGTCTGGTCGCGCGCCGCGCTGAGCTGCTCGAAAAGGTGACGGCCAGCCTGCCGGGCCAGCACCTTCATTACACCGCCGACGTGCGCGACACCGACGCGCTGCGCGCCGCGGCCGAAGATTTCATCGCCCGCGTCGGCGTGCCCGACATCGTCATCGGCAACGCCGGCGTATCGGTCGGCACGCTGACCGGCGAGCAGGAAGACCTGCCGGCCTTCGAAGCGGTATTCGACATCAATGTGCTGGGGCTGGTGCGCACCTTCGCGCCCTTCGTGAAGCCGATGCAGGCGCGCGGCTCGGGCACGCTGGTCGGCGTCGCCTCGGTCGCCGGCATCCGCGGTCTGCCCGGTGCCGGCGCCTACAGCGCATCGAAGGCGGCGGCGATCAGCTACCTGGAAAGCCTGCGCGTCGAACTGCGCGGCAGCGGCGTGCGGGTGAAGACGCTGTGCCCCGGCTACATCGACACGCCGATGACCGAGAAGAACCCCTACCCGATGCCCTTCATGCTCGAAGCGGCCGACGCCGCCGAACGCTTCGGCCGCTTCATCGACGGCCCGCGCAGCTACGCCGTCATCCCGTGGCAGATGGGCATCGTCGCCAAGTTGATGCGGCTGCTGCCCAATGCGGTGTATGACGCGCTCGCGGCGAAGTCGGGGCGCAAGCCGCGCGGCACGCTGTAG
- a CDS encoding thiol:disulfide interchange protein DsbA/DsbL has translation MKFGFKALAALAVAGFMSIGTATAAPLTDKDYREIKPAQSTEPGNKVEVIEFFWYGCPHCFDLEPTLKKWLTKLPADVTFKRVPAIFRQSWVAGAQTYYTLETMGELDRMHGKVFDAIHVERQAFNDIGTIATWMGKNGIDGKKFEDTAKSFAVSGKVQRAQQMSAAYQLTGVPALVVDGKYIALGNTFDGMLANLDALIERARAERAAAGKK, from the coding sequence ATGAAATTCGGATTCAAAGCCCTTGCCGCGCTGGCCGTCGCCGGCTTCATGTCCATCGGCACCGCCACCGCCGCGCCGCTGACCGACAAGGACTACCGTGAAATCAAGCCGGCGCAGTCCACCGAGCCGGGCAACAAGGTCGAAGTGATCGAGTTCTTCTGGTACGGCTGCCCGCACTGCTTCGACCTCGAGCCGACGCTGAAGAAGTGGCTGACCAAGCTGCCGGCCGACGTCACCTTCAAGCGCGTACCGGCGATCTTCCGCCAGTCGTGGGTGGCCGGCGCGCAGACCTACTACACGCTGGAAACCATGGGCGAGCTGGATCGCATGCACGGCAAGGTGTTCGACGCCATCCACGTCGAACGTCAGGCCTTCAATGACATCGGCACCATTGCGACCTGGATGGGCAAGAACGGCATCGACGGCAAGAAGTTCGAAGACACCGCCAAGTCCTTCGCCGTGTCCGGCAAGGTGCAGCGTGCGCAGCAGATGAGCGCCGCCTACCAGCTGACCGGCGTGCCGGCGCTGGTGGTCGATGGCAAGTACATCGCGCTGGGCAACACCTTCGACGGCATGCTCGCCAACCTCGACGCGCTGATCGAGCGCGCCCGCGCCGAGCGCGCTGCTGCCGGCAAGAAGTGA
- a CDS encoding SPOR domain-containing protein — protein MAKAPAKKSSARKSRGGTVVGIFIGLVLGVVLSAGVMWYINGSSLPLQVRGSAPPPAQPPAEPAALPGKPGDKAPAKPRFDFYETLPGNTPAPPTAPEAKPAAAAEQPAAAQPPASLLLQAGAFSSEEEADNLRARLALIGLESSVQKGTVPGKGTLYRVRLGPFANAEDMQRVRADLAQNGIDASIVR, from the coding sequence ATGGCCAAGGCCCCAGCGAAGAAATCATCTGCACGCAAGAGCCGCGGCGGCACCGTGGTCGGCATCTTCATCGGCCTGGTGCTCGGTGTGGTGCTGAGCGCCGGCGTCATGTGGTACATCAACGGCTCTTCGCTGCCGCTGCAGGTCCGCGGCAGCGCGCCGCCGCCGGCGCAGCCCCCGGCCGAGCCGGCCGCACTGCCGGGCAAGCCTGGCGACAAGGCCCCAGCGAAGCCACGCTTCGACTTCTACGAAACGCTGCCCGGCAACACGCCGGCGCCACCCACCGCGCCGGAAGCGAAGCCGGCTGCTGCCGCGGAGCAGCCAGCGGCCGCCCAGCCGCCGGCCTCGCTGCTGCTGCAGGCCGGAGCATTCTCGTCGGAAGAAGAAGCGGACAACCTGCGCGCCCGTCTTGCGTTGATCGGTCTGGAATCTTCGGTGCAGAAAGGTACCGTGCCCGGCAAGGGCACGCTGTACCGGGTGCGCTTGGGCCCCTTCGCCAACGCGGAAGACATGCAGCGCGTACGCGCTGACCTTGCACAGAACGGAATCGACGCCTCGATTGTCCGATGA
- the argS gene encoding arginine--tRNA ligase, with translation MTPELRQELTRLLHASLASVAPDLAAPDIILDRPKQAAHGDLACNVALQLAKALKQNPRVIAERIVRELPPSTVIERAEVAGAGFINFFFSASVKQAIVGRILAERERYGRSDSGAGRKVQIEFVSANPTGPLHVGHGRGAAYGSALSNLLEAAGYAVTREFYVNDAGRQMDILAVSVWLRYLETQGTAVKFPADGYRGDYVRDIGSELFVQQGTRLNRHTADLPDASVPGDTADAMLDALIAAAKKTLGDDWWTVHRFALDAMLADQRNDLGEFRVHYDVWYSEQSLHTNGAVDRAVKRLQDAGHIYEQDGALWFRSTHFGDEKDRVVRRDNGAYTYFASDIAYHAEKFARGFDLVIDVWGADHHGYIPRVKGALAALGENPDKLEIALVQFAVLYRGGEKAAMGKRSGDFVTLRDLRAEVGNDAARFFYVLRKSDQHLDFDLDLAKSESNDNPVYYIQYAHARICSVIREAVANHALDLSLLQGVPVDSLSGEKELLLAQRLAEFPDVITAAVADRAPHSVAFYLRDVASDFHAFYNASRMLVDDLAVREARLALAAATRQVIANGLALLGVSAPETM, from the coding sequence ATGACCCCCGAACTGCGCCAGGAACTGACCCGTCTGCTGCATGCCTCGCTCGCCAGCGTGGCACCTGACCTCGCCGCGCCCGACATCATTCTCGATCGCCCGAAGCAGGCCGCGCACGGCGATCTCGCCTGCAACGTCGCACTGCAGCTGGCCAAGGCGCTGAAGCAGAACCCGCGCGTGATCGCCGAACGCATCGTGCGCGAACTGCCGCCGTCCACCGTGATCGAGCGCGCCGAGGTGGCGGGTGCCGGCTTCATCAACTTCTTCTTCAGCGCCTCGGTGAAGCAGGCCATCGTCGGCCGCATCCTCGCCGAACGCGAACGCTACGGCCGCTCGGACAGCGGCGCCGGCCGGAAGGTGCAGATCGAATTCGTGTCGGCCAATCCGACCGGCCCGCTGCACGTCGGCCACGGCCGCGGCGCAGCCTACGGCTCGGCGCTGTCGAATCTGCTGGAAGCGGCCGGCTATGCGGTCACCCGCGAGTTCTACGTGAACGACGCTGGCCGTCAGATGGACATCCTGGCCGTGTCGGTATGGCTGCGCTACCTCGAAACCCAGGGCACGGCGGTCAAGTTCCCGGCCGACGGTTACCGCGGCGACTACGTGCGCGACATCGGCTCCGAACTGTTCGTGCAACAGGGCACCCGCCTGAACCGCCACACGGCCGACCTGCCCGACGCCTCGGTACCGGGCGACACCGCCGACGCCATGCTCGACGCGCTGATCGCCGCCGCCAAGAAGACGCTCGGCGACGACTGGTGGACGGTGCACCGCTTCGCGCTCGACGCGATGCTGGCCGACCAGCGCAACGACCTCGGCGAATTCCGCGTGCACTACGACGTCTGGTACTCGGAGCAGTCGCTGCACACCAACGGTGCGGTCGATCGCGCGGTGAAGCGCCTGCAGGACGCCGGCCACATCTACGAACAGGACGGCGCATTGTGGTTCCGCTCCACCCATTTCGGTGACGAGAAGGACCGCGTGGTCCGCCGCGACAACGGCGCGTACACCTATTTCGCGTCCGACATCGCCTATCACGCCGAGAAATTCGCCCGCGGTTTCGATCTGGTGATCGACGTCTGGGGCGCCGATCATCACGGTTACATCCCGCGCGTGAAGGGCGCACTGGCCGCACTCGGCGAGAATCCGGACAAGCTGGAGATCGCGCTGGTGCAGTTCGCCGTGCTCTATCGCGGTGGCGAAAAGGCGGCCATGGGCAAGCGCTCGGGCGACTTCGTCACGCTGCGCGACCTGCGCGCGGAAGTCGGCAACGACGCCGCCCGTTTCTTCTACGTGCTGCGCAAAAGCGACCAGCACCTCGATTTCGACCTCGATCTGGCCAAGTCCGAATCGAACGACAACCCGGTCTATTACATCCAGTACGCGCACGCGCGCATCTGTTCGGTCATCCGCGAGGCGGTCGCCAACCATGCGCTCGACCTGTCCTTGCTGCAGGGCGTGCCGGTGGACAGTCTGTCCGGCGAGAAGGAACTGCTGCTGGCACAGCGCCTGGCCGAATTCCCGGACGTGATCACTGCGGCGGTGGCCGACCGCGCGCCGCACTCGGTCGCCTTCTACCTGCGCGACGTGGCGTCCGATTTCCACGCCTTCTACAACGCCTCGCGCATGCTGGTCGACGATCTGGCCGTGCGCGAAGCCCGCCTCGCACTGGCAGCGGCCACCCGGCAGGTCATCGCCAACGGCCTCGCCCTGCTCGGCGTGTCCGCTCCGGAAACCATGTAA
- the ubiB gene encoding ubiquinone biosynthesis regulatory protein kinase UbiB, which yields MRWLRLLKIVTVSLRFGLDQMLIDAGSKLRFAGLLRVTRLGRRFDAPRAVRLRQALEALGPIFVKFGQMLSTRRDLLPPDLADELAKLQDRVPPFPSEQAIARLEAFYGKPLAQVFRSFETQPVASASVAQVHFAVLPTGEDVAVKVLRPGIEHVIANDIALMETAATLLERVWSEGRRLKAREVVAEFSKHLGDELDLMREASNCSQLRRNFRDSPLLAVPEVYWDYCGPGAMVMQRMYGLPISQVHALRAQGVDMAALSRAGVEIFFTQVFRDGFFHADMHPGNIFVAPDGQYIALDFGIMGTLTDVDKNYLAQNFLAFFQRDYKRVAQAHVDAGWVPRGTRVDEFEASIRAVCEPIFDKPLKEIEFGRTLLRLFQVSRRFNVEIQPQLVMLQKTLLNIEGLGRQLDPELDLWKTAKPFLERWMSEQMGWRALRRKLVEEAPGWALTMPELPRLAHRVLSQAAAHDALHDPIIIERRSRRQLRWLRILSALVAVLIGLEIWRIAAGL from the coding sequence ATGCGCTGGTTGCGACTGCTCAAGATCGTCACCGTCAGCCTGCGTTTCGGGCTCGACCAGATGCTGATCGACGCCGGCAGCAAGCTGCGCTTCGCCGGTCTGCTGCGCGTCACCCGGCTCGGCCGCCGCTTCGACGCGCCGCGGGCGGTCCGTCTGCGCCAGGCGCTGGAGGCGCTCGGCCCGATCTTCGTCAAGTTCGGCCAGATGCTCTCTACGCGGCGTGACCTGCTGCCGCCCGATCTGGCCGACGAGCTGGCCAAGCTGCAGGACCGCGTGCCGCCCTTCCCGTCGGAGCAGGCGATCGCCCGCCTCGAAGCCTTCTACGGCAAGCCGCTGGCGCAGGTTTTCCGCAGCTTCGAAACACAGCCGGTGGCCTCCGCCTCGGTCGCCCAGGTGCACTTCGCGGTGCTGCCGACCGGCGAGGACGTGGCGGTCAAGGTGCTGCGACCGGGCATCGAGCACGTCATCGCCAACGACATCGCGCTGATGGAAACCGCCGCCACGCTGCTCGAACGCGTGTGGTCGGAAGGCCGCCGGCTGAAGGCGCGCGAGGTGGTGGCGGAGTTTTCCAAGCATCTCGGCGACGAGCTGGACCTGATGCGCGAGGCGTCGAACTGTTCGCAGCTGCGCCGCAACTTCCGCGATTCGCCGCTGCTCGCGGTGCCCGAGGTGTACTGGGACTACTGCGGTCCCGGCGCCATGGTGATGCAGCGCATGTACGGCCTGCCGATCTCGCAGGTCCATGCCTTGCGCGCCCAAGGCGTGGACATGGCTGCGCTGTCGCGCGCCGGCGTCGAAATCTTCTTCACCCAGGTGTTCCGCGACGGCTTCTTCCATGCCGACATGCACCCGGGCAACATCTTCGTCGCGCCGGACGGCCAGTACATCGCGCTCGACTTCGGCATCATGGGCACGCTGACCGACGTCGACAAGAACTACCTGGCGCAGAACTTCCTCGCCTTCTTCCAGCGCGACTACAAGCGCGTCGCGCAGGCCCACGTCGACGCCGGCTGGGTGCCGCGCGGTACCCGGGTCGATGAATTCGAAGCGTCGATCCGCGCCGTCTGCGAACCCATCTTCGACAAGCCGCTGAAGGAAATCGAGTTCGGCCGCACGCTGCTGCGCCTGTTCCAGGTGTCGCGCCGCTTCAACGTCGAAATCCAGCCGCAGCTGGTGATGCTGCAGAAGACGCTGCTCAACATCGAAGGCCTGGGCCGGCAGCTCGATCCGGAACTGGATCTGTGGAAGACCGCCAAGCCCTTCCTCGAACGCTGGATGAGCGAACAGATGGGCTGGCGCGCGCTGCGCCGCAAGCTGGTCGAAGAGGCGCCGGGCTGGGCGCTGACCATGCCCGAGCTGCCCCGACTGGCGCACCGCGTGCTGAGTCAGGCCGCTGCGCACGATGCGCTGCATGACCCCATCATCATCGAGCGACGCAGCCGTCGCCAGCTGCGCTGGCTGCGCATACTGAGCGCACTGGTCGCCGTGCTGATCGGCCTCGAAATCTGGCGCATCGCCGCCGGCCTGTAG
- a CDS encoding sodium:solute symporter family protein, which translates to MLIWFVVLYLMVSVGIGLYASKNVHNAKDFAVAGRSLPLPVVTATVFATWFGAEAVFGVSAQFVTEGLGGVVADPFGSSMCLIIAGFFFASKLYKLNILTVGDYYRMRYNRTVEAITSMCIVVSYLGWVAAQIKAMGLIFFMVTNGAVSQEAGMVLGAVIVLTYTTFGGMFSVAILDFVQMAVSMGGLLYIAYIISGLTGGVAPVIEHASAAGKLDFFPPADPWLWITFIGAWLTMMLGSIPQQDVFQRVTSAKSAKVAVGGSVLGATIYFCFCFVPMFIAYSATLIDPATFGALIEEDSQRVLPTLVMQHTPLIAQILFFGAVLSAIMSCSSATLLAPSVTFAENIVKGFYPRMSDRQLLFVMRGAIVGFASVVLLVALNSETSIFGMVENAYKVTLAGAFVPLFFGAFWKRATTQGALAAIIGGLMSWLLIEILVGEASLVPPQLIGLAVSMVGMVAGSLLPQWVGHRLPHEPDHAMLHHHAASGTHHAAPGSHHTPN; encoded by the coding sequence ATGCTGATCTGGTTCGTAGTCCTCTATCTGATGGTGTCGGTCGGCATCGGCCTGTACGCGTCGAAGAACGTTCATAACGCGAAGGACTTCGCTGTGGCCGGGCGCAGCCTGCCGCTGCCGGTGGTCACCGCCACCGTGTTCGCCACCTGGTTCGGCGCCGAGGCGGTTTTCGGCGTGTCGGCGCAGTTCGTCACCGAAGGTCTGGGCGGCGTGGTCGCCGACCCCTTCGGCTCGTCGATGTGCCTCATCATCGCCGGCTTCTTCTTCGCCTCGAAGCTGTACAAGCTGAACATCCTGACCGTCGGCGACTACTACCGCATGCGCTACAACCGCACGGTGGAGGCGATCACCTCGATGTGCATCGTCGTGTCCTACCTCGGCTGGGTGGCGGCGCAGATCAAGGCCATGGGCCTCATCTTCTTCATGGTGACCAACGGCGCCGTGAGCCAGGAGGCGGGCATGGTGCTGGGCGCGGTCATCGTGCTCACCTACACCACCTTCGGCGGCATGTTTTCGGTGGCCATTCTCGACTTCGTGCAGATGGCGGTGTCGATGGGCGGCCTGCTCTACATCGCGTACATCATCAGCGGCCTGACCGGCGGCGTGGCGCCGGTGATCGAGCACGCATCGGCGGCCGGCAAGCTCGATTTCTTCCCGCCGGCCGACCCCTGGCTGTGGATCACCTTCATCGGTGCCTGGCTAACCATGATGCTCGGTTCGATTCCGCAGCAGGACGTGTTCCAGCGCGTCACCTCGGCGAAGAGCGCCAAGGTGGCCGTCGGCGGCTCGGTGCTCGGCGCCACCATCTACTTCTGCTTCTGCTTCGTGCCGATGTTCATCGCCTACTCGGCGACGCTGATCGACCCGGCCACCTTCGGTGCGCTGATCGAGGAGGATTCGCAGCGCGTGCTGCCGACGCTGGTGATGCAGCACACGCCGCTGATCGCGCAGATCCTGTTCTTCGGCGCCGTGCTGTCGGCCATCATGAGCTGCTCGTCGGCGACGCTGCTGGCCCCCTCGGTCACCTTCGCGGAGAACATCGTGAAGGGCTTCTACCCGCGCATGAGCGACCGTCAGCTGCTGTTCGTGATGCGCGGCGCCATCGTCGGCTTCGCCAGCGTCGTGCTGCTGGTCGCGCTGAATTCCGAAACCAGCATCTTCGGCATGGTCGAGAACGCCTACAAGGTGACGCTGGCCGGCGCCTTCGTGCCGCTGTTCTTCGGCGCCTTCTGGAAGCGCGCGACCACCCAGGGCGCGCTGGCGGCCATCATCGGCGGGCTGATGTCCTGGCTGCTGATCGAGATCCTGGTCGGTGAAGCGAGTCTGGTACCGCCGCAGCTGATCGGTCTGGCCGTCAGCATGGTCGGCATGGTGGCCGGTTCGCTGCTGCCGCAGTGGGTGGGTCACCGGTTGCCGCACGAACCGGATCACGCGATGCTGCATCACCATGCCGCGTCCGGTACGCATCACGCCGCACCCGGCAGTCACCACACGCCGAACTGA
- a CDS encoding ammonium transporter — MKRFLSILCATLAIGLAAPVMAEDPPAAPVAAETAAPAADAPAAPEAAPMAAEAAPAEAAPAEEVKAEVHKGDVAWMLVSTVIVLFMALPGLALFYGGMVRAKNMLSVLMQVMVVFSLIGVLWVIYGYSLAFTEGTPFIGSLDKLFLSGVSVESLADTFSPAVKLPEYVFIMFQLTFAGITAALIVGSFAERAKFSAVLLFSVLWFTFSYIPIAHMVWGAGGYLLGHGALDFAGGTVVHINAGVAGLVGAYMVGKRIGYGKESMAPHSLVLTMVGASMLWVGWFGFNAGSNLEANANTALAAINTMIAAAAATVAWIAAEAIFKGKPSMLGAASGSIAGLVAITPACGTVGPMGALVIGLLAGVICLWGVNGLKHMLGADDSLDVFGVHGVGGIVGAILTGVFTAPSLGGTGAEDFAMGAQVGIQAMSVVITIVWSGVVSFIAYKLVDIFIGLRVPEDEEREGLDVTAHGETAYRL; from the coding sequence ATGAAGCGCTTTTTGAGCATCCTGTGCGCAACGCTGGCCATCGGCCTGGCAGCGCCTGTCATGGCAGAAGACCCCCCGGCAGCGCCGGTCGCGGCCGAAACGGCCGCGCCGGCCGCCGACGCCCCTGCAGCGCCCGAGGCGGCACCGATGGCAGCCGAAGCCGCACCGGCTGAAGCGGCACCGGCAGAAGAAGTGAAGGCCGAAGTCCATAAGGGCGACGTGGCCTGGATGCTGGTATCCACCGTCATCGTGCTGTTCATGGCCCTGCCCGGCTTGGCGCTGTTCTACGGCGGCATGGTGCGCGCAAAGAACATGCTGTCGGTGCTGATGCAGGTGATGGTGGTGTTCTCGCTGATCGGCGTGCTGTGGGTCATCTACGGCTACAGCCTGGCCTTCACCGAGGGCACGCCCTTCATCGGTTCGCTGGACAAGCTCTTCCTGAGCGGTGTCTCGGTCGAATCGCTGGCTGACACCTTCAGCCCGGCGGTCAAGCTGCCCGAGTACGTGTTCATCATGTTCCAGCTGACCTTCGCCGGCATCACCGCCGCGCTGATCGTCGGTTCGTTCGCGGAACGCGCCAAGTTCTCGGCCGTTCTGCTGTTCTCGGTGCTGTGGTTCACCTTCTCCTACATCCCGATCGCCCACATGGTGTGGGGTGCTGGCGGTTACCTGCTGGGTCACGGCGCGCTCGACTTCGCCGGTGGCACGGTGGTGCACATCAACGCCGGTGTCGCCGGTCTGGTGGGTGCCTACATGGTCGGCAAGCGCATCGGCTACGGCAAGGAATCGATGGCCCCGCACTCGCTGGTACTGACCATGGTCGGTGCGTCGATGCTGTGGGTGGGCTGGTTCGGCTTCAACGCCGGTTCCAACCTCGAAGCCAACGCCAACACCGCACTGGCCGCCATCAACACGATGATCGCCGCCGCCGCCGCGACCGTCGCCTGGATCGCCGCCGAAGCCATCTTCAAGGGCAAGCCGTCGATGCTGGGTGCCGCCTCGGGCTCGATCGCCGGTCTGGTCGCCATCACCCCGGCCTGCGGTACCGTCGGCCCGATGGGTGCGCTGGTGATCGGTCTGCTGGCTGGCGTGATCTGCCTGTGGGGCGTGAATGGCCTGAAGCACATGCTCGGTGCCGATGACTCGCTCGACGTGTTCGGCGTGCATGGTGTCGGCGGCATCGTCGGCGCCATCCTGACCGGCGTGTTCACCGCCCCGTCGCTCGGCGGCACCGGTGCCGAAGACTTCGCGATGGGTGCCCAGGTCGGCATCCAGGCGATGAGCGTGGTGATCACCATCGTGTGGTCGGGCGTCGTGTCCTTCATCGCCTACAAGCTGGTCGACATCTTCATCGGCCTGCGTGTGCCGGAAGACGAAGAGCGCGAAGGTCTGGACGTGACCGCCCACGGCGAAACCGCCTACCGCCTCTGA
- the glnK gene encoding P-II family nitrogen regulator, which yields MKLVTAIIKPFKLDEVREALSAIGVQGITVTEVKGFGRQKGHTELYRGAEYVVDFLPKVKIEAAISDELVDSVVEAIEKSASTGKIGDGKIFVFDLEQVVRIRTGETGVDAL from the coding sequence ATGAAACTAGTCACTGCCATCATCAAGCCGTTCAAGCTTGACGAAGTGCGTGAGGCGCTGTCCGCCATCGGCGTGCAGGGCATCACCGTCACCGAGGTCAAGGGTTTCGGTCGTCAGAAAGGCCACACCGAGCTGTACCGCGGTGCCGAGTACGTCGTCGATTTCCTGCCGAAGGTGAAGATCGAAGCGGCGATCAGCGACGAGCTGGTCGACAGCGTCGTCGAAGCCATCGAAAAATCCGCCAGCACCGGCAAGATCGGCGACGGCAAGATTTTCGTATTCGATCTCGAACAAGTCGTCCGCATTCGCACCGGTGAAACCGGCGTCGATGCGCTTTAA
- a CDS encoding TorF family putative porin, whose product MQKTLIAAALASALAVPAFSAHAEEPASPHTFTGNVGLFSQYVFRGISQTNEDIALQGGFDYSHASGFYIGTWASNISWLKDAPAGVDPAYSSSSMEIDVYGGYKFAVTEDIGMDVGILQYIYPGDRNPGITKADTTEVYVAASWKFLSAKYSYSLGDTFGVNNADGTWYLDLQANYPITDALTLNLHYGIQEFDGSNAGVKNDSFASYEDWKIGLSYALPQSFTVGAFYTDTSMNSTEKAFYTNLKGKYLGDDQYVVFVSKTF is encoded by the coding sequence ATGCAAAAGACTCTGATCGCCGCCGCCCTCGCCAGCGCGCTGGCCGTGCCCGCCTTCTCCGCCCACGCCGAAGAGCCCGCCAGCCCGCACACCTTCACCGGCAACGTCGGTCTGTTCAGCCAGTACGTGTTCCGCGGCATCAGCCAGACCAACGAAGACATCGCACTGCAGGGCGGCTTCGACTACTCGCACGCCAGCGGCTTCTACATCGGCACCTGGGCATCGAACATTTCGTGGCTGAAGGATGCGCCGGCAGGTGTGGATCCCGCCTACTCCAGCTCCAGCATGGAAATCGACGTCTACGGCGGCTACAAGTTCGCAGTAACCGAAGACATCGGCATGGATGTCGGTATCCTGCAATACATCTATCCGGGCGACCGAAACCCCGGCATAACCAAGGCCGACACGACCGAAGTCTATGTTGCCGCCAGCTGGAAGTTCCTGTCGGCCAAGTACTCGTACAGCCTGGGCGACACCTTCGGCGTGAACAACGCCGACGGCACGTGGTATCTGGACCTGCAGGCCAACTACCCGATCACCGACGCGCTGACGCTGAACCTGCACTACGGTATCCAGGAATTCGACGGCTCGAACGCTGGCGTCAAGAACGACTCCTTCGCCTCGTATGAAGACTGGAAGATCGGCCTGTCCTACGCGCTGCCGCAGAGCTTCACTGTCGGCGCCTTCTATACCGACACCAGCATGAACAGCACGGAAAAGGCCTTCTACACCAATCTGAAGGGCAAGTACCTCGGTGACGACCAGTACGTCGTATTCGTTTCCAAGACCTTCTGA
- a CDS encoding accessory factor UbiK family protein: protein MLNPKMLEELSSRFSELIAASPARDLEKNAKAMASAMFSRLDLVTREEFDVQKEVLARTRAQLEALEARVAELESRMAQREG, encoded by the coding sequence ATGCTCAATCCCAAGATGCTCGAAGAGCTGTCCAGCCGTTTTTCCGAACTGATCGCCGCCAGCCCGGCCCGCGATCTGGAAAAGAACGCCAAGGCGATGGCCAGTGCCATGTTTTCCCGACTCGATCTGGTCACGCGCGAGGAATTCGACGTGCAGAAAGAGGTGCTGGCCCGCACCCGCGCCCAGCTCGAAGCGCTGGAGGCGCGCGTCGCCGAGCTCGAAAGCAGGATGGCCCAGCGCGAGGGCTGA